TTCTCTGATATAAAAATTCGTTCTTACTAATCCTCGGTTTACTCGTCGCGCTACCCTGTCTTGTCACGTACAATGGTCCCACCACTCCAAGGTAAACCACGGGGGACGTTTCCGATTTCCATGCCATGTAGACTTCGCGATTGGCACATTAGTCGATACCTACCCGCTTTTATCACTCGAATGGAGCGACCGCTACAGATGCATCTCTAGTGGGCCACGGTCGCTCTCCAGTGGCGAGGCAGGTGTCTGAAGGTAGCTTGTAAAAGTATTGCTCAAACCCGCTTTTCTCGTCATTACTGCACTATTTTAAGGAAAGTTTCAAATGGTGCTGACAAGGCGATCATAATTACGATGCCACCCTTTCCGTCTCCACTGACCCCGTCCCGTAACGGTAATAGATCCTTGCACGTTCAATTCAAATTCAACGTTCCAGATTAATGACTGTACCCAATAAAGTGTTCACAAAACAGCCACCACCGTTTCAAACTCTTtggccccttctctctctctctctctctctctctctctctctctctctctgtgttgccTCTGACGGGGAAGACCTTCCAACGATCTCAGCTTCGCTTCCTTTTGCGTGTTCCGTCGATCGCAGCCGAGTTTTTCTCGAGTACGCATCTCTCAGATATCTCTTCTTTTCCCCTTTCTTTTAGCCTAAACTCCCGATGAATTCCTTGATGTTTCATCAATGTCAAGATGATCCGATTGCTCTAGTTGTGGCGTTTCTATCGTATGTCAACCAGTAATTCTATGGAATGATTTCTTGTTTTGATGTTAACTTTATGCAGTGCTTTGATTTTGGTTAGTTGGATGGTCGAACGCCTAGTTTTTGGCCTCGCGGACGGATTTGGGATCCAATTAAAGCTAGTTTTGTATTTGTGAATTGCGTCAGCTGACAACTATTACTATCGAAGCGCGTTGATGTTGATGTGGTGACTCTGAGTTTGCCTGCTTTGTATTTGTTCTTTAACTTACACTATATATGCGACTAGATGAATTTGGAAACCTTTTGCATCTTTCGGAAATTAGGAGTTGCGAATACGTTCAACGTTCATCCTTGATTTGAGAATTAGTATCCCCTTTATATCTTATTAACGATGGAAAATACACTTGTTGCAAATTGAGAGAACATGATGTAATGGATGAGGGCTGAGGAGAGGAGCTGAAATTTCATTTGATGCATGACCCTTTTGCGAGTGTGTGTGTGCGTTAACATTGGGTGTGCGAAACGAAAATGTTGGAATTAAAAAaggtaatttatttttttttctttttttaaagaaaGATTTAACTGAAACGAGAATGGGAGTCAGCTTTTTTCCTATATATTGATTTCATACATAATACAAGCTATAAATAAGGCCAAAATTGCAGGATTTACTTTGCCATGTAGACATTTTGGAACACTGTTCCTGACTCGGTTTCTTTATGATGGATAACTTTTTCTCTTGCAGGTCAAAGTGGTTGACTTGATATGGCTTGTCCTTCTAATGATCAGCTGTTGCAATTGGAAACAACATGTGGATCTCTTCTATATGAGCTTCAGGTTTTCCCCAATTCTCCACTAACTGTAATATAAAATGTAACTGGACAGACTTTAAGAGGGACGACAGTTAGGATATCATGATAAATTTCTAAAAGTTCAGGGCAGTAGTATCTTTATCATTGCGACACTTCCCTCTTACTgtcattattatttagtattgctTTCAAGGACAATAGTGGCATGCATATTGATTCTAAATTCGTCTGGTTTATATAATCTAAAATTTCAGATTATATGGGATGAGGTTGGTGAGTCTGACGCTGAAAGGGATAAAATGCTCCTTGAGCTAGAACAGGAGTGCCTGGAGGTCTACAGAAGAAAGGTTGACCAGGCTAATCGCTGTAGAGCTCAGTTGCGACAAGCAATTGCTGACTCTGAAGCGGAGCTTGCAGCCATCTGCTCTGCAATGGGTGAGCCACCAGTACACACAAGACAGGTGTGTCTCACTTCATGCACCGAGTATAATTATCTATCACTTCCCTGATTTCAACAATTTCTTGGAATGCCAAAATTGAATGATCCTGCTTACTTCTTATTGTTTGTTTGTTGCCATTTCCTATCAGTTCATTAAGAGAGTAGGTCTTATCCTGCTTAAGTATCCTGTTCTTTTGAAGATTATAATATGGTGAAGTTTGTTATATATGTCAATTCTCCTTACAGTCGAATCAGAGAGCTGGAAGCTTAAAAGAGGAGCTCGAGTCCATTACCCCACAGCTAGAGGAGATGCGAATGAAGAAAGTTGAGAGATTGAACCACTTTATAGAAGTAATAGAACAGATAAGAAAGATATCACTTGAGATCATGCCTTCTGGGTGCAACCCATTGATGTTGGCTGTGGATGAATCTGATTTGTCTACAAGAAGGCTTGAAGATTTATACAGACAACTTGAGTTACTTCAGAAGGAGAAGGTTGGAACTTTATGTCtccttatttaaaattatattttttatttctataattGTGCAGCAACTTTGCCTATTTATTCTTTTAACAAATTTAGATGTTTTCTACTTCAGAGTGACCGGTTGAAGCAAGTGATGGATCACTTGTCCTCTCTGAATGCGTTATGCTCCGTGCTTGGAGTTGATTTTAAAGAAACAATTAGAGAAATACACCCTAATCTAGATGAAACTGAAGTATCAAAGTGTGTAAGCAATACCACAATAGAAAGGCTTGCCACGGCTATAGGGAGAATGCGAGATATTAAGatagagaggatgaagaaggtaaTTGATGCTACTGAATAGCAATACCTACTTTGATTTTGCTATAATTTAAATTCAGACATTGTTATATGTCAGCTTCAAGATCTTGCATCTACAATGTTGGAATTGTGGAATCTAATGGATACGCCAATCGAAGAGCAACAGCTCTTTCAGAATGTGACATGTAATATCGCTGCTTCAGAACAAGAAATTACAGAGGCCAACACTCTTTCGGTGGACTTACTCAATTATGTAAGTCAGTAACTAGAACAGAATTTATATTTGCActgttatcatatatatatatatatatgtgtgtgtgtgtgtgtgtgtgtgtgtgtgtgtgtgtgtgtgtgtgtattaagTGACAAGGGCACAATTTTGATGTAGGTGGAGACAGAAGTTTTGAGACTCGAACAGCTAAAAGTTAGCAAGATGAAAGAGCTAGTCTTGAAGAAGAAAACAGAACTTAAAGAACTTCGGTGGCGGGTGCATCTGGTGGCAGAGGCAGAAAATCAAGAAGAATTTGAAATTAGTGCTATTGAATCTGGTATGTGT
Above is a genomic segment from Musa acuminata AAA Group cultivar baxijiao chromosome BXJ3-4, Cavendish_Baxijiao_AAA, whole genome shotgun sequence containing:
- the LOC103977347 gene encoding 65-kDa microtubule-associated protein 3; protein product: MACPSNDQLLQLETTCGSLLYELQIIWDEVGESDAERDKMLLELEQECLEVYRRKVDQANRCRAQLRQAIADSEAELAAICSAMGEPPVHTRQSNQRAGSLKEELESITPQLEEMRMKKVERLNHFIEVIEQIRKISLEIMPSGCNPLMLAVDESDLSTRRLEDLYRQLELLQKEKSDRLKQVMDHLSSLNALCSVLGVDFKETIREIHPNLDETEVSKCVSNTTIERLATAIGRMRDIKIERMKKLQDLASTMLELWNLMDTPIEEQQLFQNVTCNIAASEQEITEANTLSVDLLNYVETEVLRLEQLKVSKMKELVLKKKTELKELRWRVHLVAEAENQEEFEISAIESGAIDATLILEQIEFQIATVKEEAFSRKDILERVEKWFAACQEEAWLEEYNRDENRYNAGRGAHLSLKRAEKARALVNKIPAIVETLAAKITQWEKERGIEFTYDGVRLLSMLEEYTIVRQEKEQERKRQRDQKRLQGQIIAEQEALYGSKPSPSKSQSAKKIPRTSAGCPSRRLSGATQPPKLDHLHSAKPVRSAKKTDDLGILSPGARGADIAGLPVKKLTYNAMTTHQEVGVPRKPFAPILPVNNMPTTPSKHIVNTFEENKSPNVMLTPKTPMAVQAPMQVANTPVPPTCLFDQAVAKVVAPVEQTEYSFEERRLVFYLSR